From Desulfuromonas soudanensis, the proteins below share one genomic window:
- a CDS encoding sigma-54-dependent transcriptional regulator, with protein sequence MKNLSQILLIDDEAHNRDALSLLLTHAGYQVETAESGEEALEILRKTPFEIVVTDLFLPGVSGIDILKKVKEDSPYTNVILITGNASAESAVEAMKEGAFDYITKPVNIEKLKIIVAKALEKSRLVAENLYLRQQLRGKYKFDRILGHSLAMQQVFARMERVVNTDSTILILGDSGTGKELVAKAIHFNGPRKDKPFVAINCGAIPADLLESELFGHLKGAFTGAVADKAGKFEVANNGTIFLDEIGTMPLHLQIKLLRVLQEQEVERVGSSKTIKLDVRVISATNANLEETVKRGHFREDLYYRLNVIPILLPPLRERREDVALLARHFLQKSCREMKRPLMSLSTEAMIALETYDWPGNVREMENVIERSVALTDGEIIERRDLPPNIAGVDPRGMQQVLSPRITAEGVDMVRIVEEIECGLIHEAMALGGGVKARAAALLNINRTTLVEKIKRLKLDVEKI encoded by the coding sequence ATGAAAAATCTCTCGCAGATTCTCCTCATCGATGACGAGGCGCACAACCGCGACGCCCTCTCTCTGCTCCTCACCCACGCCGGTTACCAGGTCGAGACCGCCGAATCGGGGGAAGAGGCCCTGGAAATCCTTCGGAAAACCCCCTTCGAGATCGTCGTCACCGACCTTTTCCTCCCCGGTGTCAGCGGCATCGACATCCTCAAGAAGGTCAAGGAAGACTCCCCCTACACCAACGTCATCCTCATCACCGGCAACGCCTCGGCCGAATCGGCCGTCGAGGCGATGAAGGAAGGGGCCTTCGACTACATCACCAAACCGGTCAATATCGAAAAACTCAAGATCATCGTCGCCAAGGCCCTGGAAAAAAGCCGCCTGGTCGCCGAAAACCTCTACCTGCGCCAGCAGCTGCGCGGGAAGTACAAGTTCGACAGAATTCTCGGCCACAGCCTGGCCATGCAGCAGGTCTTCGCGCGCATGGAACGGGTGGTCAACACCGACTCGACGATTTTGATCCTCGGCGACTCGGGGACCGGCAAGGAGCTTGTCGCCAAGGCGATCCACTTCAACGGCCCCCGCAAGGACAAGCCCTTTGTCGCCATCAACTGCGGAGCCATCCCCGCCGACCTCCTCGAAAGCGAACTCTTCGGCCACCTCAAGGGGGCCTTCACAGGCGCCGTGGCCGACAAGGCGGGGAAGTTCGAGGTCGCCAACAACGGGACCATCTTTCTCGACGAAATCGGCACCATGCCCCTGCACCTGCAGATCAAACTCCTGCGGGTGCTTCAGGAGCAGGAGGTGGAGCGGGTCGGGTCGAGCAAAACCATCAAGCTCGATGTCCGGGTGATCTCGGCGACCAACGCCAACCTCGAGGAGACGGTCAAACGGGGGCACTTCCGCGAGGACCTCTATTACCGGCTCAACGTCATCCCCATTCTCCTCCCCCCCCTGCGGGAACGGCGGGAGGATGTCGCCCTCCTCGCCCGGCATTTCCTGCAAAAGAGCTGCCGGGAGATGAAACGCCCGCTCATGTCCCTGTCCACCGAGGCGATGATCGCCCTCGAGACCTACGACTGGCCCGGCAACGTCCGGGAGATGGAAAACGTCATCGAGCGCTCCGTGGCGCTGACCGACGGCGAAATCATCGAGCGCCGCGATCTGCCGCCGAACATCGCCGGAGTCGACCCCAGGGGGATGCAGCAGGTCCTCTCCCCGCGGATCACCGCCGAGGGGGTCGATATGGTCAGGATCGTCGAGGAGATCGAGTGCGGCCTGATCCACGAGGCGATGGCCCTCGGCGGCGGGGTCAAGGCCCGGGCGGCGGCGCTGCTGAACATCAACCGCACCACCCTGGTGGAGAAGATCAAGCGCCTGAAGCTCGACGTGGAAAAGATCTGA
- a CDS encoding NfeD family protein — MKRQFSLLFLLLAALLLPPLAAKADAAAPPSAEIRVVRIADVISPVVADFVAAELDRVNQSGGRAFLLELDTPGGLDSAMRTIIQKILGSRAPVIVYVYPSGARAASAGALITLAADFAAMAPGTNLGAAHPVAIGPGGGGDETMMEKVVNDAVAYARSLAEQRGRNVTWAEKIVRESISTSAGEALELKVIDLIAADEAALLAALDGRRYLRDGAAQILTTADATLVRAEMGWRQEILAAISNPNVAYLLLMLGIMGIFFEISQPGVILPGAIGTLALLLALFAFQTLPVNYTGVLLILLAIVLFILEIKVASYGMLTVGGIVALALGSLMLIESTDPALRISPALIAATVAVAGGFFALVVFFVVRTQQGRFFSGVEGMVGERGAAVSAVSETGRVFVHGEYWDAWSRSPISAGEAVEVVRVEEGMRLEVRRAAEQKEKQGD, encoded by the coding sequence ATGAAGAGACAATTCTCCCTCCTCTTTCTTCTCCTTGCGGCCCTCCTGCTCCCCCCGCTGGCCGCAAAGGCCGATGCGGCGGCGCCGCCGTCCGCCGAGATCCGCGTGGTGCGCATCGCCGACGTCATCAGTCCGGTGGTGGCTGATTTCGTCGCCGCCGAGCTCGACCGGGTCAATCAGTCGGGCGGGCGGGCCTTCCTCCTCGAACTCGACACCCCGGGTGGTCTCGATTCGGCCATGCGCACCATCATTCAGAAGATTCTCGGTTCCCGGGCTCCGGTCATCGTCTATGTCTATCCGTCGGGAGCCCGGGCCGCCTCCGCCGGAGCGCTCATCACCCTCGCCGCCGATTTTGCCGCCATGGCCCCCGGCACCAACCTCGGAGCGGCCCATCCGGTGGCCATCGGTCCCGGTGGCGGCGGCGATGAGACGATGATGGAGAAAGTCGTCAACGATGCCGTGGCCTACGCCCGCAGCCTCGCCGAGCAGCGCGGGCGCAACGTCACTTGGGCCGAAAAAATTGTGCGGGAGAGTATCTCCACCTCCGCCGGAGAGGCGCTGGAGTTGAAGGTGATCGATCTGATCGCCGCCGATGAGGCCGCCCTCCTGGCCGCCCTCGACGGCCGCCGCTACCTGCGGGACGGCGCGGCGCAGATCCTGACCACCGCCGACGCAACCCTGGTCCGGGCCGAAATGGGGTGGCGCCAGGAGATCCTGGCGGCCATCAGCAATCCCAACGTCGCCTATCTGCTGCTGATGCTCGGCATCATGGGGATCTTTTTCGAGATTTCCCAGCCTGGGGTGATCCTCCCAGGGGCGATCGGCACTCTCGCCCTCCTTCTGGCCCTCTTCGCCTTCCAGACCCTGCCTGTGAACTACACCGGCGTGCTGCTCATCCTCCTGGCGATCGTTCTCTTTATCCTCGAGATCAAGGTCGCCTCCTACGGCATGCTCACCGTCGGCGGAATCGTCGCCCTGGCCCTCGGGTCCCTGATGCTCATCGAAAGCACCGACCCCGCCCTGCGCATCTCCCCGGCTCTGATCGCCGCGACGGTGGCTGTTGCCGGCGGCTTCTTCGCTCTCGTCGTTTTTTTCGTGGTGCGCACCCAGCAGGGGCGCTTTTTCTCCGGGGTGGAGGGGATGGTCGGGGAACGGGGGGCGGCGGTGAGTGCCGTCTCCGAGACGGGGCGGGTCTTCGTTCATGGCGAATACTGGGACGCCTGGTCCCGGTCGCCGATCTCCGCCGGCGAGGCCGTGGAGGTGGTGCGGGTGGAGGAGGGGATGCGCCTCGAGGTGCGGCGCGCCGCCGAACAAAAAGAGAAACAGGGAGACTGA
- a CDS encoding slipin family protein, translated as MGVALVGSAVRVLFEYERGVVFRLGRFAGVKGPGLRFIIPVVDKLVKVSLRTVAMDVPPQDVITKDNVSVKVNAVLYFRVVAPEKSLIEVENYLYATSQLAQTSLRSVLGQSELDELLAQRDRINQHLQEILDRQTDPWGVKISNVEIKHVDLPLEMQRAMARQAEAERERRSKVIHAEGEFQASQKLADAAKIISTENGALQLRFLQTLTEVSAEKNSTIIFPIPIDLISPFLQQKEKSEK; from the coding sequence ATGGGCGTCGCCCTGGTCGGGAGTGCGGTGCGGGTCCTTTTCGAGTACGAACGGGGGGTGGTCTTTCGCCTCGGACGCTTTGCCGGGGTCAAGGGGCCGGGGCTGCGCTTCATCATCCCGGTGGTCGACAAGCTGGTCAAGGTCAGCCTGCGCACCGTCGCCATGGATGTTCCGCCGCAGGACGTCATCACCAAGGACAACGTTTCGGTCAAGGTCAACGCCGTCCTCTATTTTCGCGTCGTCGCGCCGGAAAAATCGCTGATCGAGGTGGAAAATTACCTCTATGCCACCAGCCAGCTCGCCCAGACCTCGCTGCGGAGCGTGCTCGGGCAGTCCGAGCTCGACGAGCTCCTGGCCCAGCGGGACCGGATCAATCAGCATCTGCAGGAGATCCTCGACCGCCAGACCGATCCCTGGGGGGTGAAGATCTCCAACGTCGAGATCAAGCACGTTGACCTCCCCCTGGAGATGCAGCGGGCCATGGCCCGCCAGGCCGAAGCGGAGCGGGAACGGCGCTCCAAGGTGATCCATGCCGAAGGGGAGTTCCAGGCCTCGCAGAAACTGGCCGACGCCGCCAAGATCATCTCGACGGAAAACGGCGCCCTGCAGTTGCGCTTTCTTCAGACCCTCACCGAAGTTTCGGCTGAGAAAAATTCCACCATCATTTTCCCCATCCCCATCGATCTCATCAGCCCTTTTCTCCAGCAGAAGGAAAAATCGGAGAAATAG